The following proteins are co-located in the Gammaproteobacteria bacterium genome:
- the lspA gene encoding signal peptidase II — protein MKAPRFSALLWVSAGVAVADQIVKWIVAARLDELQRIVVLPFFDLVRWHNTGAAFGLLSSASGWQNAMFLVLGLVLVAFLVSMMRGASKDGDALWGLGLALMTGGAVGNLIDRVARGYVLDFISVHYGGWYFPAFNVADSAITVGVSLVLLYLIQQTRTTSN, from the coding sequence ATGAAAGCGCCTAGGTTCAGCGCATTACTTTGGGTGTCTGCCGGCGTGGCTGTCGCGGACCAGATCGTGAAGTGGATTGTCGCCGCGCGCCTCGACGAGTTGCAGCGCATCGTGGTGCTGCCGTTCTTCGACCTGGTGCGCTGGCACAACACCGGCGCCGCCTTCGGCCTGCTGTCCAGCGCGTCGGGCTGGCAGAACGCGATGTTCCTTGTGCTGGGACTGGTGCTGGTGGCATTCCTGGTATCGATGATGCGCGGCGCCTCGAAGGATGGAGACGCGCTGTGGGGGTTGGGGCTGGCGTTGATGACCGGCGGCGCGGTGGGCAATCTGATCGACCGCGTTGCGCGCGGCTATGTGCTGGACTTCATCTCGGTGCACTACGGCGGCTGGTACTTCCCGGCCTTCAACGTCGCCGATTCGGCCATCACCGTGGGCGTTTCCCTGGTGCTCCTGTACCTGATCCAACAAACCCGCACCACCTCAAATTAG
- a CDS encoding prepilin-type N-terminal cleavage/methylation domain-containing protein, with translation MRPGCVPQVCVMGGRGRPPSQGGWGFSLTELLVTLAILALLAAAATPLWIKQIERARRLDATDALVRVAVLQERFYFENGRYARAVELAAPPPAGLGVAGTERGYYQLRLRAPEGALSNGFAVEAVTDLEGPQAGDEQCRVLSVDSTGRRASESADGEDTTDACWP, from the coding sequence ATGAGACCCGGTTGCGTGCCTCAGGTGTGTGTGATGGGAGGGCGGGGACGCCCTCCCTCCCAGGGTGGCTGGGGTTTCAGTTTGACGGAGCTGTTGGTGACGCTGGCCATCCTCGCGTTGCTGGCCGCGGCGGCCACGCCCCTGTGGATCAAACAGATTGAGCGAGCGCGGCGGCTGGACGCCACCGACGCGCTGGTGCGCGTAGCGGTCCTGCAGGAGCGCTTCTATTTCGAAAACGGTCGCTATGCCCGCGCGGTCGAACTGGCGGCACCCCCGCCCGCGGGACTGGGCGTCGCCGGCACCGAGCGCGGCTACTACCAACTTCGCCTGCGGGCGCCAGAAGGCGCTTTGTCCAACGGCTTCGCGGTAGAGGCAGTCACTGACCTGGAAGGCCCCCAGGCCGGCGACGAGCAGTGCCGCGTTCTGTCCGTTGATTCCACTGGCCGGCGCGCATCCGAAAGCGCCGACGGTGAAGACACTACGGACGCCTGCTGGCCCTAA